The Deltaproteobacteria bacterium CG2_30_66_27 genomic interval GGAACCGCCTTGGGACGAAGATCCTGCCGAAGCTGCGGGCGGGATCCGATCTCCGGATTGGCTTGGAGTTCACCGTCACGGTGAAGGCCGACACCGCGGGAAGTCTGGCGGCGGAGATACAACAGATTTTGCAGGAGCTGGGACTTGGTGAAGCAGTGCGGGTCGAAGAAGACGGCCTAACAAGCCGATGAAGCTGACGGTCGCCTGCGGCGCCAGCAGCTTACCGGCGACGCGTTAGACGCCCCCAGAACCGTGGCGCAGCGAGAGTCCCCAAGAGGTAAAAAGTGAAGAAGCACTCAGCCCCCGCGAACATCACCTTCGCCAACGCGGCGATGGTTCTCTTGTACTGGGACATCGGCTGGATGATCCTTGACCGGCAGGAGCGCGCCGGCTGGGGCACCCGGGTGATCGACCGCCTGGCCGCTGATCTGCGCGACGCCTTTCCCGACATGAAGGGGTTCTCGCCGCGTAACCTCAAGTACATGCGCGCCTTCCCCGCGGCGTGGCCGAAGCGGGCAATCGTGCAAGAGGCGCTTGCACAAATCACTTGGCGCCACAACGTCACGCGGATCGAGAAGCTGAAGGCCGAGGCCTATCCGGCCAAGTATCCGGACATTGTGTCCAGATGCCGTGAAACGATCCCCGCTCTCTATCCCGCCATTGTGGCGGGATTCCAGGGGCCCACGCCATGAGCGACGAGACCTCGCCCCTATCCGAAATCATCCTTTACCAGACCGAGGATGGCCGCACGCGGCTGGAGGTGCGGTTAGAACAGGAGACCGTTTGGCTATCCCAAGCTCAAATGGTGGAACTGTTTCAGACCACGAAACAGAACGTGAGTCTCCACATTAAGAACCTTTTCCAAGAGGGGGAATTGGAACGCCCGGCAACGGTCAAGGAATCCTTGACGGTTCAAAAGGAAGGACAGCGCACGGTTCAGCGGCGGGTCGAGTTCTTCAACCTCGATGCCATCATCTCAGTGGGCTACCGCGTGAAGTCCCATCGCGGCACGCAGTTCCGCATCTGGGCGACGCAGCGCCTGCGCGAGTACATCGTCAAGGGCTTCACCTTGGACGACGAACGGCTGAAACGCGCCGGCGGCGGGAACTATTTCGACGAGCTGCTCGCGCGCATCCGCGACATCCGCTCATCGGAGAAGGTCTTCTGGCGCAAAGTGCTGGAGATCTACGCCACGAGCATCGGCTACGACGCGCGGGCGGAGGCGTCCCAGCTCTTCTTCGCGACGGTGCAGAACAAGGTGCACTGGGCAGCTCACGGTCAGACTGCGGCGGAGGTCATCGCCACGCGCGCCGATGCGACCAAGCAGAACATGGGGCTGACGAGCTGGACTGGCGAGGTCCCGCGGAAGGCCGAGGCGGCCATCGCCAAGAACTACCTTGCCGCTGACGAGCTGGAGGCCCTCAACCGGATCGTCAACGCCTACCTCGAGTTCGCCGAGCTGCAGGCCCTGAACCGCAAGCCCATGTACATGGGCGACTGGGTCGCGAAGCTCGACGACTTCCTGCGTTTGTCCGAGCGGAAGATCCTCCGGCACGCCGGCAAGGTCTCGCACGACGACGCCGTGACGACCGCGGCCTTTTTTCGGCCCGGGTGCGCGCACAGCCGTCTTCGGATCCGGGAGCCGGAAAAGATCCGTCGGGGCGTCGACTTGGTGCGCGCGTCCGCGGACGCCGCCGGATGAACCCCATGCACGAATTTGACAATTACTCGCCCATCCCGTCTAATCGGACGTCAGGCGTTTCCATCAGGTCGGGAGGAGAATCATGCAATTGACTCGGCACATCAGGATCGGCCTCACCATGCACATCGTACTGGTTGCCCTTCTGATCCTCGCCACGGTCCCACCGCCGGCGCACGCTCAAAGCCCGGCAACCGGCATTGCGAAAGATATCGCGCGCGGATCGAAGACTGCTCGATTGTCCGTCGACGCGCTGTGCGCGCAGCTCACGCTCGATGAAGTCACCGCCATCATGGGCAAAAATTACGAGCGGATGAAAGACACCGAAAAGATGTACCAGGTATGCAAGTACGGCGATAGCAAGGAAAAGGGGAAGATGCGGGTTCGCTATTTCTCGCTCGGCAGCAGCAGGTTGAAGGAAGCGGGCTGGCGAAAATTCGTGGAATCCGATGCGAAAGGCAAGATCATTCAGCGGGATGGCGTGCTGGTGAGCCATTTCCGCGGGAACAAATTCGGCACGGACAGTATCTGGTTCAAGGATCGGAAGGGTCACGCACTGGAACTGAATGTCAATTCGGGCATCACCGAGGATCAGGCGGTGGCGCTGGCGAAAGCGGCGATGGACTGAGGTTCGACCGATAAAGCCGGGGCCGGTAGACCCCCTTGACATCCCGCCGGTCTTTGTATACGGTATGCGAGGTTTGGGGGGACCGATCCCCCATTCTGCCCCGGAAAATCCCATATTTTATTGCGCGGATGGAGGAAGGAATGGCCCTCTTCAAGAGTTTGATTCCGTCCGTGTACCGGGCGACGGGAGGGGCGCGATGAGCCGGAAAAAGATCACGGTGATCGGCGCGGGAAACGTCGGGGCGACGACCGCGCAGCGGCTGGCCGAGAGGGACTTCTGCGACGTCGTTCTCGTCGACATCGTCGAGGGGATGCCGCAGGGGAAGGCGCTCGACCTGATGCAGTCGGGCCCGATCTCCGGGTATGACAGCAAGGTCATCGGGACGAACGGGTACGAGGAGACGGCCGGGTCCGACATCGTCGTCATCACGTCGGGGCTGGCGCGCAAGCCGGGGATGAGCCGCGACGACCTCCTCAAGGTCAACGCGGGGATCGTGAAGGACGTGACCCTCAAGGCGATCGCCAAGTCTCCCCAGGCGCTGATCATCGTCGTGTCGAATCCACTCGACGCGATGACCTACGTGGCGTACAAGCACAGCAAGCTTCCGGCCGACAAGGTGGTGGGCATGGCGGGGATCCTCGACTCCGCCCGGTTCCGCGCGTTCATCGCCATGGAGTTGGGCGTTTCCGTGCGCGACGTGACGGCCTTCGTCCTCGGCGGACACGGCGACACGATGGTCCCTTCCACCAAGTACACCACCGTGGCCGGCATCCCGGTGGAGGATCTCATCCCCAGGGACCGGCTGGCGCAGATCCTCGAGCGGACGGCGAAGGGCGGCGCGGAGATCGTCTCCCTGCTGAAGACGGGGTCGGCGTTCTACGCCCCCTCGGCCGCGATCGTGCAGATGTGCGAATCGATCGTGCTCGACAAGAAGATGATCCTTCCCTGCGCGGTACTCTCTAACGGAAAGTACGACGGGTGCGACGGGCTCTTCGTCGGTCTGCCCGCCAAGCTCGGCGCCGGCGGGGTCGAGGAGGTCGTCAAGTTCAAGCTGGGCGCGAACGAGGCCGAGGCGTTGAAGCGGTCGGCGGTGGCGGTCAGCGAGCTTTGCGAGGCGGTCGACCGGCTCGGGTTCTAAGAGAGCCGAGGCCCGCCGCGGATCGGATCGATCACAGACCAACCGGGAGGAGCCGGAGGATATGAATATTCACGAGTACCAAGCCAAGGGCATTCTGTCCAAGTACGGCGTGGCCGTCCCGAATGGGAAGGTCGCGGACACCCCGGCGGAAGCCGAGGCGATCGCCGAGGAGTTCGGCACGCCCGTCGTCGTGAAGGCCCAGATCCACGCCGGAGGGCGTGGAAAGGGCGGCGGCGTGAAACTGGCGAAAACCCCCGCCGAGGCGCGGGAGCATGCGAAGAAGATCCTCGGGATGACCCTGGTGACCCACCAGACGGGACCCCAGGGGAAGAAGGTGAAGCGGGTCCTGGTCGAGCAGGCCGGCAGGATCCAGCGGGAGCTCTACCTCGGAATGGTCATCGACCGGGGGCTTTCCCGGGTCGTGATGATGGCCTCCACCGAAGGCGGGATGGAGATCGAGACGGTCGCGGCGAAAACGCCCGGGAAGATCCTGAAGGAGTGGGTCGACCCGGCCGTGGGCCTCATGCCGTTCCAGGCGCGCAAGCTCGCCTTCGGCCTCGGGATCCCCGCGGCGCTTACGGGGAAGGCGGTCAAGCTCATGACCGGCCTCTACAAGGCGTTCGTCGCCACCGACTGCTCCCTCGCCGAGATCAACCCTCTCGTTCTGACCGAGGAAGGCGACATCGTCGCCCTCGACGCCAAGATGAACTTCGACGGCAACGGCCTGTTCCGCCACAAGGACATCGACGCGCTGCGGGACCTCGACGAGGAGGACCCGACCGAGACCGAGGCGGCCCGCTTCGGCCTCTCCTACATCAGCCTCGACGGCAACATCGGCTGCATGGTCAACGGCGCGGGGCTCGCGATGGCGACGATGGACATGATCAAGATTTGCGGCGGCTCCCCGGCGAACTTCCTCGACGTGGGCGGCGGCGCGACCGCCGAGGCGGTGACCAACGCCTTCCGGCTGATCCTGTCCGATTCGAAGGTGAAGGCGATCCTCGTGAACATCTTCGGCGGCATCATGAAGTGCGACGTGATCGCCGAGGGGGTCGTCACGGCCGCGAAGACCCTCGGGCTCACCGTCCCCCTCGTCGTCCGGCTCGAAGGGACGAACGTGAAAAGGGGGAAGGAGATCCTCGCGGCGTCGAAGCTGAACATCATTCCCGCGGCCGACATGGGCGACGCCGCGAAGAAAGTCGTACTGGCCGCCGCCGGCCAGGCGAACTAAAGGGGGCGCGTCCATGAGCATCTTCATCAACAAGGACACCAAGGTTCTCGTCCAGGGGATCACCGGCTCCGTGGGGGCGTTCCACACGAAGCAGATGCTGGAGTACGGCACGAAGATCGTCGGCGGCGTGACCCCCGGCAAGGCGGGCGCCAAGGTCGAGGGCGTGCCCGTGTTCAACACCGTCCGCGACGCGGTCAAGGCGACCGGGGCCAACGCGTCGGTCGTCTACGTCCCGCCCGGGTTCGCGGCCGACGCGATCTGCGAGGCGTTCGACGCGGGGCTCGACATCGTCATCTGCATCACCGAGGGGATTCCCATCCTCGACATGGTGAAGGCGAAGCGGTTCATGGAAGGGAAGAAGACCCGGCTCGTCGGCCCGAACTGCCCCGGCGTCATCACGCCCGGGGAGTGCAAGATCGGGATCATGCCCGGCTACATCCACAAGCCGGGAACGATCGGCATCGTCTCCAAGTCGGGAACATTGACCTACGAGGCGGTCCACCAGGTGACCTCCGTCGGCCTCGGGCAGTCCACCTGCATCGGCATCGGGGGCGACCCGATCAACGGGACGAACTTCATCGACGTCCTTTCCGCGTTCCAGGCCGATCCGAAGACCGAGGCGGTCATCATGATCGGCGAGATCGGCGGCACGGCGGAGGAAGAGGCGGCCGCCTTCGTGAAGGCGAAGATGACCAAGCCGGTGGTCGGCTTCGTGGCGGGCCAGACCGCTCCCAAGGGGAAGCGGATGGGCCACGCGGGCGCGATCATCTCCGGCGGCAAGGGAACGGCGGCGGAGAAGATCGAGGCGTTCCGGGCGGCGGGGATCTCCGTGTCCGAGACACCCTCCGACATGGGAAAGACCCTCGCCCGGCGTCTCGGGATGAAGGTCAACTAAAGGAAGGGACGGGGACCGATGGCGACGGAACAGGCTGCGGAGAAGATCGAGGCGACCGAGAGTTCGAAGGTCAAGATCAGCATCATCCCGAGGTACTGCAAGGGGTGCGAGATCTGCGTCAAGCTGTGCCCGACGCAGGTGCTGGGGATGGACATGTTCAAGGTGAAGGTGGTGGACATCGACAAGTGCACGATCTGCATGGCGTGCGAGCTGCGGTGCCCCGACTTCGCCATCTTCGTCGAGAAGAAATAGCGTTCCGCGCGAGCGGAAACCGAAAAGGAGAGACACGGTGGGCAAGATCAAGCTGCTCCAGGGGAACGAGGCGTGCGCCGAGGGCGCCATCTACGCGGGGTGCACCTTCTTCGCCGGCTACCCGATCACCCCTTCGACCGAGTTGGCCGAGTTCATGTCGAAGACCCTTCCTCAGATCGGCGGGGCGTTCCTGCAGATGGAGGACGAAATCGGCGCGATGGCCGCGGTGATCGGCGGGTCGCTGGCGGGATCGAAGTCCCTCACGGCGACCTCCGGCCCCGGCTTTTCGTTGAAACAGGAGAACATCGGGTTCGCGGCGCTGACCGAGATTCCGTGCGTGATCCTCAACGTCATGCGCGGCGGCCCGTCGACCGGCGTGCCGACCGGCCCGGGCCAGAGCGACATCATGCAGTGCAAGTGGGGGACGCACGGAGACCACCCGGTCATCTGCCTCACCCCCGCCTACGTGCAGGAGGTCTTCACCGAGACGGTCCGTGCGTTCAACCTCGCCGAGAAATATCGCACCCCGGTGATCATCGCCTACGACGAGATCGTCGGGCACATGCGGGAGCGGATCGAGATCCCCGACCCCGGCGTCCTGCCGGTCGTCAACCGCACCAAGCCGACCTGTCCCCCGTCCGAGTATCTTCCCTACGACGACACCAAGGGTGACGTCCCTCCGATGGCGAACTTCTTCGAGGGGTACCGGTACCACGTGACCGGCCTGAACCACGGTCCCGACGGGTTCCCCGTCAACGCCTCCCCGCGGGTCCACACCGACGAGCTGCGGCTGATCCGGAAGGTCGAGGGGAACAAGGCGGACATCGTCAAGTTCGAGGAGACCCTTCTCGACGACGCCGAGGTGGCGATCTTCGCCTACGGCGTCTCCGGCCGGTCCGCGAAAACGGCGGTCGAGGCGGCCCGGAAGGAAGGAATCAAGGCGGGGCTCTTCCGTCCGTTGACCATGTGGCCGTTTCCCGACGAGCAGGTCGCGGCGATCGCGTCCCGCGTCAAGGCGATCATCGTTCCGGAACTCTCTCTCGGCCAGATCATCCTCGAGGTGGAACGGTGCGCGAAGGGGCGCTGCAAGGTCGAGGGGATCTTCCGCGTCGACGGCGATCCGATCAACCCGGCACAGATTCTCGCCAAGGTAAAGGAGGTCATGTAGATGGCGTTCAATTACGATCAGTACATCCGCGGCGGGAAGCTGCCCCACATCTGGTGCCCGGGGTGCACCTACGGGATCGTCTTCAAGTCGCTTCTTCGTGCCGTGGACTCCCTGAAGATCCCCAAGGACGACGTGGCCCTCGTGTCCGGCATCGGCTGCGCGTCCCGTCTTCCCGGCTACGTCGACTTCAACACGCTGCACACCACGCACGGCCGTGCGCTCGGGTTCGCCACGGGGATCAAGATGGCGAAGCCCGACAAGCGCGTCATCGTGGTCAGCGGCGACGGCGACGCCACCGCGATCGGCGGGAACCACTTCATCCACGCATGCCGCCGCAACATCGACATCACGCTGCTCGTGTTCAACAACTACATCTACGGGATGACGGGAGGCCAATACTCGCCGACCACGCCCTCCGGCAAGATCGCGGCCACGATGCCGTACGGCAACATCGACCCGTCGTTCAACATCCCCGAGCTGGCGAAGGGGGCGGGCGCGAGCTTCGTGGCCCGCGGAACCGCCTACCACGCGGCGGGGCTGGACAGGCTGATCGTCGAGGCGATGCAGCACAAGGGATTCTCCGTGGTCGAGATCATGAACGCATGCCCCACCACGTATGGCCGGCGGAACAAGTTCAAGAGCCCGACGGACATGCTCCTGTGGATGAAGGACACCTTCCTCCCGGCCGTCGCGTTCGACAAGCTGCCGCCGGAGAAGACGGCCGGGAAGCTTCCCATGGGCGTTCTCTACAAGAAGGAGGGGCGCCCCGAGTACTGCGAAACCTACTACGGCATGGTCGCGCGGCTGAAGCAGCAGAAAGAGGGGAGGGCGTAAGGGGATGAGCGGAAGATACGAGGTACGGTTTTCCGGCTCCGGCGGGCAGGGGTTGATCCTGGCCGGGGTCATTTTCGCGGAGGCGGCGACGATCTTCGACAAGAAGACGGCCGTCCAGAGCCAGTCGTACGGCCCCGAGGCCCGCGGCGGGGCCTCCAAGTCGGAGGTCATCATCTCCGACACCGCGATCGACTTCCCCAAGGCGACCGAGATCGACCTGATGCTCGCCCTCACGCCCGAGGCGTGCCTGAAGTATTACAAGGACATCAAGCCGGACGGCATCCTGCTGGTCGACGAGGATTTCGTGAAAGAGACTCCCAAGGGGACGTTCAAGGTGATCCGGCTTCCCATCATCCGTACCGCGTCCGAGGAGATCGGGAAGTCGTTCGTCGCCAATATCGTCGCCCTGGGCGCCATCACCGCCATCACGGGGCAGGTGAGCATCGAGGCGGTGGAGAAGGCGGTTCTCTCCCGGGTTCCGAAGGGGACGGAAGAGATGAACAAGAAGGCGTTGATGGCGGGGTACGGCCTCGCCAAGACGAAGAAGAACTGATGCCCCGCATGGAAAAGCGGCGCACCCTGTCGATCGTGAAGCCCGACGGGGTCCGCAAGGGGTGCGTCGGCGAGGTGATCCGACGGTTCGAGGCTGCCGGGATCCGCGTCGTCGCGATGCGGATGCTCCGCCTCACGAAAAAGGAGGCGGAGGGATTCTACGCCGTCCACCGGGAGCGCCCCTTCTTCGGGTCCCTCACCGACTTCATGTCGTCCGGCCCGATCGTCGCGATGGTGCTTGAGGGTGAAAACGTCATCGTGCGCAACCGCCAGTTGATGGGAGCCACCGACCCGAAGAAGGCCGACCGTGGGACGATCCGGGCCGACCTGGCCGACAACGTGGAGCGGAACATCGTTCACGGCTCCGACGCTCCCGAGACGGCGACAACGGAAATCGAATATTTTTTCAGCGCGTTGGACATCGTAAGTTGATCGGAGGGAACATGGCAACGAAAACGGCAACGATCATCTGGACGAAAACGGACGAGGCTCCCGCGCTGGCGTCCTACTCCCTTCTTCCGATCGTCCAGGCGTTCACGAAAGGAACCGGCGTCTCCGTCGAATCCCGGGACATCTCCCTTGTAGGCAGGATCCTCTCGAATTTCCCCGAAAACCTGAAAGAGAACCAGAAGATTCCTGATTTTCTGGGGCAATTGGGCGCGCTTACCCAGAAGCCGGAGGCCAACATCATCAAGCTGCCCAACATCAGCGCCTCCATCCCGCAGCTGCAGGAAGCGATCAAGGAGCTGCGGGAGCACGGCTTCGCCCTGCCGGACTATCCCGAGGAACCAAAAACCGACGAGGAGAGGAAGCTGCAGGCGAGATACGCGAAGGCATTGG includes:
- a CDS encoding malate dehydrogenase — translated: MSRKKITVIGAGNVGATTAQRLAERDFCDVVLVDIVEGMPQGKALDLMQSGPISGYDSKVIGTNGYEETAGSDIVVITSGLARKPGMSRDDLLKVNAGIVKDVTLKAIAKSPQALIIVVSNPLDAMTYVAYKHSKLPADKVVGMAGILDSARFRAFIAMELGVSVRDVTAFVLGGHGDTMVPSTKYTTVAGIPVEDLIPRDRLAQILERTAKGGAEIVSLLKTGSAFYAPSAAIVQMCESIVLDKKMILPCAVLSNGKYDGCDGLFVGLPAKLGAGGVEEVVKFKLGANEAEALKRSAVAVSELCEAVDRLGF
- a CDS encoding succinate--CoA ligase subunit beta; the protein is MNIHEYQAKGILSKYGVAVPNGKVADTPAEAEAIAEEFGTPVVVKAQIHAGGRGKGGGVKLAKTPAEAREHAKKILGMTLVTHQTGPQGKKVKRVLVEQAGRIQRELYLGMVIDRGLSRVVMMASTEGGMEIETVAAKTPGKILKEWVDPAVGLMPFQARKLAFGLGIPAALTGKAVKLMTGLYKAFVATDCSLAEINPLVLTEEGDIVALDAKMNFDGNGLFRHKDIDALRDLDEEDPTETEAARFGLSYISLDGNIGCMVNGAGLAMATMDMIKICGGSPANFLDVGGGATAEAVTNAFRLILSDSKVKAILVNIFGGIMKCDVIAEGVVTAAKTLGLTVPLVVRLEGTNVKRGKEILAASKLNIIPAADMGDAAKKVVLAAAGQAN
- a CDS encoding succinate--CoA ligase subunit alpha yields the protein MSIFINKDTKVLVQGITGSVGAFHTKQMLEYGTKIVGGVTPGKAGAKVEGVPVFNTVRDAVKATGANASVVYVPPGFAADAICEAFDAGLDIVICITEGIPILDMVKAKRFMEGKKTRLVGPNCPGVITPGECKIGIMPGYIHKPGTIGIVSKSGTLTYEAVHQVTSVGLGQSTCIGIGGDPINGTNFIDVLSAFQADPKTEAVIMIGEIGGTAEEEAAAFVKAKMTKPVVGFVAGQTAPKGKRMGHAGAIISGGKGTAAEKIEAFRAAGISVSETPSDMGKTLARRLGMKVN
- a CDS encoding tungsten formylmethanofuran dehydrogenase, translated to MATEQAAEKIEATESSKVKISIIPRYCKGCEICVKLCPTQVLGMDMFKVKVVDIDKCTICMACELRCPDFAIFVEKK
- a CDS encoding 2-oxoglutarate synthase subunit alpha is translated as MGKIKLLQGNEACAEGAIYAGCTFFAGYPITPSTELAEFMSKTLPQIGGAFLQMEDEIGAMAAVIGGSLAGSKSLTATSGPGFSLKQENIGFAALTEIPCVILNVMRGGPSTGVPTGPGQSDIMQCKWGTHGDHPVICLTPAYVQEVFTETVRAFNLAEKYRTPVIIAYDEIVGHMRERIEIPDPGVLPVVNRTKPTCPPSEYLPYDDTKGDVPPMANFFEGYRYHVTGLNHGPDGFPVNASPRVHTDELRLIRKVEGNKADIVKFEETLLDDAEVAIFAYGVSGRSAKTAVEAARKEGIKAGLFRPLTMWPFPDEQVAAIASRVKAIIVPELSLGQIILEVERCAKGRCKVEGIFRVDGDPINPAQILAKVKEVM
- a CDS encoding 2-oxoacid:ferredoxin oxidoreductase subunit beta; protein product: MAFNYDQYIRGGKLPHIWCPGCTYGIVFKSLLRAVDSLKIPKDDVALVSGIGCASRLPGYVDFNTLHTTHGRALGFATGIKMAKPDKRVIVVSGDGDATAIGGNHFIHACRRNIDITLLVFNNYIYGMTGGQYSPTTPSGKIAATMPYGNIDPSFNIPELAKGAGASFVARGTAYHAAGLDRLIVEAMQHKGFSVVEIMNACPTTYGRRNKFKSPTDMLLWMKDTFLPAVAFDKLPPEKTAGKLPMGVLYKKEGRPEYCETYYGMVARLKQQKEGRA
- a CDS encoding 2-oxoglutarate ferredoxin oxidoreductase subunit gamma (catalyzes the ferredoxin-dependent oxidative decarboxylation 2-oxoglutarate forming succinyl-CoA), translated to MSGRYEVRFSGSGGQGLILAGVIFAEAATIFDKKTAVQSQSYGPEARGGASKSEVIISDTAIDFPKATEIDLMLALTPEACLKYYKDIKPDGILLVDEDFVKETPKGTFKVIRLPIIRTASEEIGKSFVANIVALGAITAITGQVSIEAVEKAVLSRVPKGTEEMNKKALMAGYGLAKTKKN
- a CDS encoding nucleoside-diphosphate kinase; protein product: MEKRRTLSIVKPDGVRKGCVGEVIRRFEAAGIRVVAMRMLRLTKKEAEGFYAVHRERPFFGSLTDFMSSGPIVAMVLEGENVIVRNRQLMGATDPKKADRGTIRADLADNVERNIVHGSDAPETATTEIEYFFSALDIVS